The Methanohalophilus portucalensis genome window below encodes:
- a CDS encoding MFS transporter: MKFGKSHLLLLCITAFFAMAGGAILAPVLPDMVAPLDTTSHEIGLVISVYTISTAIFTLVIGHFVDRLDRKKVLVPCLLIYGLMGLASFFATNLQTLLILRLLQGTGVAGMMSLAMLIIGEAYSGSERLHAMGRVSTTIAIGIIAAPLIGGGLAIAGWNYPFLFYALSLPFALIMFFHLPETRPQNLEINKRGLLDAFGAMRDFRVAYTIFLVFVTFFLLYSVVVYVPFMLKEYFGYTADKSGIVLAFQGIAVIIVASNVRKIAARFEMISMIGIGFFLVSVAILLLTQVDSVLSVIALMFIFGCGYGLSQTVIDGMIVHISPPQVRGGVLSIHNSTKYVGMSLSPALMGMVYFYFGLQTVFLLAGLLALLAGISVYMVKGWFVDV; encoded by the coding sequence ATGAAATTCGGGAAAAGTCATCTGCTGCTGCTTTGTATCACTGCCTTTTTTGCCATGGCAGGCGGTGCAATCCTTGCTCCTGTTTTGCCTGATATGGTGGCGCCTCTTGATACAACATCCCATGAAATAGGGCTTGTTATTTCAGTTTATACCATCTCTACCGCAATTTTCACTCTTGTAATTGGCCATTTTGTAGACCGGCTGGATCGGAAAAAAGTACTGGTGCCCTGCCTTTTAATATATGGTTTAATGGGTCTGGCAAGTTTTTTTGCCACTAATTTGCAAACCCTTCTGATCCTGAGACTTTTGCAGGGTACGGGAGTGGCCGGAATGATGTCGCTTGCAATGTTGATTATCGGAGAAGCTTATTCTGGTAGTGAACGTTTACACGCAATGGGTCGGGTCAGTACGACGATAGCGATTGGTATAATTGCGGCTCCTCTTATTGGAGGAGGTCTGGCAATTGCCGGATGGAATTATCCATTCCTGTTCTATGCTCTTTCCCTGCCCTTTGCATTAATTATGTTCTTTCATCTTCCCGAAACCAGGCCCCAAAATCTGGAAATCAATAAAAGAGGTTTACTGGATGCATTTGGTGCAATGAGGGATTTCCGTGTGGCCTACACAATATTTCTGGTGTTTGTGACATTTTTCCTGCTGTATTCAGTAGTAGTTTATGTGCCGTTTATGCTTAAGGAATATTTCGGATATACTGCAGATAAATCCGGAATTGTACTCGCTTTTCAGGGAATTGCCGTTATTATTGTGGCTTCAAATGTACGCAAGATAGCTGCAAGGTTTGAGATGATTTCAATGATAGGTATTGGCTTTTTCCTTGTAAGTGTTGCTATATTGTTGTTGACACAGGTGGACTCTGTACTCTCTGTCATTGCCCTTATGTTTATTTTTGGCTGCGGGTATGGCCTTTCCCAGACGGTTATAGACGGGATGATCGTTCACATATCCCCTCCTCAGGTAAGAGGGGGCGTACTTTCCATTCATAATTCCACAAAATATGTGGGAATGAGTTTGTCTCCTGCATTGATGGGGATGGTTTATTTTTATTTTGGACTGCAGACTGTTTTCTTGCTTGCAGGTTTATTGGCTTTGTTGGCCGGGATTTCTGTTTATATGGTGAAGGGATGGTTTGTTGATGTCTGA
- a CDS encoding helix-turn-helix domain-containing protein, whose product MTGSISEMLKANCECDDVAKCILGLKDLDLKAYKILLSNGPLTAERLGKHLGRERSTAYRSLQNLISCGLVYRETHTIDVGGYFYEYVAVNPAEVRRMLQESVDQWYDKVSLLINKIDTELVGNEMA is encoded by the coding sequence ATGACGGGTTCTATTTCGGAAATGCTGAAAGCTAATTGTGAATGCGATGATGTTGCCAAGTGTATTCTGGGCTTAAAAGACCTGGATCTAAAGGCCTATAAAATACTCCTTTCCAATGGCCCACTGACAGCTGAAAGACTAGGGAAGCATCTGGGTCGTGAGCGCAGTACCGCTTATCGTTCTCTCCAGAACCTGATCTCATGTGGACTTGTTTACAGGGAAACACATACCATTGATGTAGGTGGCTATTTTTATGAATATGTGGCTGTAAATCCTGCAGAGGTCAGACGAATGCTTCAGGAAAGTGTTGACCAGTGGTATGATAAAGTAAGTCTTCTTATTAATAAAATTGATACGGAACTTGTAGGGAATGAAATGGCCTAA
- a CDS encoding aminotransferase class I/II-fold pyridoxal phosphate-dependent enzyme, with protein sequence MLPFKENILELIPSTHGGLIRKTSQQYSIPLSDIVDFSASLNPLGSPFDNPEWDMDLQDLFATSFEKMGQYPDNRYLEYRAAAAFFVGGGAGAVNIVPGNGSSEIIRLVAGCILNEGDEVMIPQPTFAEYEQQCRVAGAKIVYYPVESLLSISEDALESARILFVCNPNNPTGKLLAREDILRLAGLCAETDTLLFVDEAFIELSDISSTVVDVAVSNDNIFVMRSLTKSFALPGIRMGFGVASEVMAEKLNTARLPWNMGSLAEEVGCSLMGMEGGMESTYLNVSRQKITEYRDYLIDRLSDIYGFHPHSSSVNYILVDISELLMDSVELTKRLAIHGVLIRDCSSFPLMENDFIRLAVRPPEETDILIHTIGEVLTESGKDYAEEKLKETIKGVSSGCSSSRNTCEYYPCHFEGQDCTFCFCPFYPCEDTRTGGKWIDSTTGSRVWSCEDCVLVHNSDVVHRMLNILMEDGGTDISLKKAWDEVIGVSL encoded by the coding sequence ATGCTCCCCTTCAAAGAAAATATACTTGAGTTAATTCCTTCAACCCATGGCGGACTTATCCGGAAGACCTCACAGCAGTATTCCATTCCTCTCTCCGATATAGTGGATTTTAGTGCCAGTTTGAATCCTCTGGGCAGCCCTTTTGATAATCCTGAATGGGATATGGACCTGCAGGATTTGTTTGCCACATCTTTTGAAAAAATGGGCCAATATCCTGATAATCGCTATCTTGAATACAGAGCTGCAGCTGCCTTTTTTGTAGGAGGGGGTGCAGGTGCTGTTAACATTGTCCCCGGTAATGGTTCATCGGAAATCATCAGGCTTGTCGCCGGTTGTATTCTCAATGAAGGGGATGAGGTAATGATTCCCCAACCCACCTTTGCTGAATATGAGCAGCAATGCAGGGTGGCAGGGGCAAAGATTGTGTATTATCCGGTAGAATCCCTGCTTTCCATATCTGAGGATGCTCTGGAATCGGCACGTATCCTTTTTGTTTGCAATCCCAACAATCCTACAGGTAAGTTGCTGGCAAGGGAAGATATCCTGCGCCTTGCAGGGCTTTGTGCAGAAACAGATACTCTGCTTTTTGTTGATGAAGCTTTTATTGAACTATCCGATATATCAAGTACTGTCGTTGATGTTGCCGTCTCTAACGATAATATTTTCGTAATGAGGTCACTTACCAAATCATTTGCACTGCCGGGTATACGTATGGGATTTGGTGTCGCATCTGAGGTAATGGCTGAAAAATTGAATACTGCCCGTCTGCCCTGGAATATGGGCTCTCTTGCTGAAGAGGTGGGATGTTCCCTGATGGGTATGGAGGGTGGTATGGAATCAACATACCTGAATGTGTCCCGCCAGAAGATAACAGAATACAGGGATTATCTTATAGATCGGCTGAGTGATATCTACGGTTTCCATCCTCATTCAAGTTCTGTAAATTATATACTTGTGGATATCTCCGAGCTCCTTATGGACTCTGTAGAACTCACGAAAAGGCTTGCAATACATGGTGTACTTATAAGGGATTGCAGTTCTTTCCCGCTGATGGAAAACGATTTTATCCGTCTTGCCGTGCGGCCTCCTGAAGAAACGGATATACTGATCCATACTATCGGAGAGGTCCTTACAGAATCCGGTAAGGATTATGCTGAGGAAAAACTGAAAGAAACCATAAAAGGCGTCTCTTCCGGCTGTTCTTCAAGCCGCAATACCTGTGAATACTATCCCTGTCATTTCGAAGGTCAGGACTGTACTTTTTGTTTCTGTCCCTTCTACCCATGTGAAGATACGCGCACTGGGGGTAAATGGATAGATAGCACTACAGGTAGCAGGGTCTGGAGCTGTGAAGACTGTGTGCTTGTCCATAATTCGGATGTTGTACACAGGATGCTTAACATTCTCATGGAGGATGGGGGTACTGACATCAGCCTCAAAAAAGCCTGGGATGAAGTGATAGGTGTCAGTTTATAA
- a CDS encoding PAS domain S-box protein, with protein sequence MDNLEFNAPVNKSKVFEDMIQQSTDAIIYTNPDFTINFVNRTAEEMFGWTLPEIKGKPITILHEQELTSEQKKEMFSDLYSGKPHEIEGIRKCKDGSTFYCQIKISPLFTEKSRIYGYLGIMRDITEEKKNEDSLVKEIDLLTGLIGTARVIVTVLDRQGKIVYCNPHMERISGYELKEVKGEDWFSRFIPGREKERTRSVFKKAIAGHPTEGNINPIVTRKGNEVTVEWFDTALKNENGEVTGLLAIGNDITQRVEAEEKLKTIYENMPGGVLMIDQDYIIKDVNYRTCEITGYKGEELVGQLCDIVCPKGSASKQCPIWEDGKEGFRGMDTTIKCKNGRKKPILKNAQEISIKGDTYILELFQDISERKTAEENAIKAKRTAEKANQAKSEFLANMSHELRTPLNSIIGFSDILSKEVRGELNDPQKKYVSNIAKSGNHLLSLIDDILDISKIEAGQEQLEYSSFELHEVLDEISILIKPLTSKKRIDLQMDLPSEEIRVYADRKKFKQIMYNLLSNATKFTPAKGTITIIANQKKDKLKVAVSDTGIGIPESEQTTIFEPFQQVKSSKSSEHKGTGLGLSLVRELVEMHDGQVELKSEVGKGSTFTFTIPDKPTTN encoded by the coding sequence GTGGATAATTTAGAATTTAATGCACCTGTGAACAAATCAAAAGTATTTGAAGACATGATCCAGCAGTCCACAGATGCCATAATATATACTAATCCTGATTTTACCATCAATTTTGTGAACCGAACTGCAGAAGAGATGTTCGGATGGACTTTGCCTGAAATAAAGGGCAAACCAATAACAATCCTCCATGAGCAAGAACTGACCTCGGAACAGAAAAAAGAAATGTTCTCAGACCTCTATTCCGGAAAACCTCATGAGATTGAAGGAATCAGGAAATGCAAGGATGGAAGTACGTTTTACTGCCAGATTAAAATATCCCCTCTTTTTACAGAAAAATCCAGAATATACGGATACCTGGGAATAATGAGGGACATCACTGAAGAAAAAAAGAATGAAGACAGTTTGGTAAAAGAAATCGACCTATTAACCGGCCTAATCGGCACTGCCAGAGTGATTGTGACTGTTCTTGACAGGCAGGGAAAGATCGTATATTGCAACCCCCATATGGAAAGGATCTCCGGCTACGAACTTAAGGAAGTGAAGGGAGAAGATTGGTTTTCCAGATTCATACCCGGCAGAGAAAAGGAAAGGACCAGGTCTGTATTCAAAAAAGCAATTGCCGGCCATCCTACAGAGGGTAATATCAACCCTATTGTCACAAGAAAAGGCAATGAGGTCACTGTCGAGTGGTTCGACACGGCATTAAAAAATGAGAATGGAGAAGTCACTGGCCTTCTTGCCATTGGGAATGACATTACACAAAGGGTCGAAGCTGAAGAAAAGTTAAAGACTATATATGAAAACATGCCCGGCGGGGTCCTGATGATAGATCAGGACTACATCATAAAAGATGTAAACTACCGTACATGTGAGATTACAGGTTATAAAGGGGAAGAACTCGTCGGACAACTATGTGACATCGTTTGCCCCAAGGGCTCAGCCTCAAAACAGTGCCCCATATGGGAAGACGGAAAGGAAGGATTCAGAGGGATGGACACCACAATAAAGTGCAAAAACGGAAGAAAAAAACCTATATTGAAAAATGCACAGGAAATTTCCATAAAAGGAGATACATACATTCTGGAACTGTTTCAGGATATTTCAGAACGTAAGACTGCCGAAGAAAATGCCATCAAGGCTAAAAGAACTGCAGAAAAAGCGAACCAGGCCAAGAGTGAATTTCTGGCAAATATGAGTCATGAATTGAGGACTCCTTTGAACTCAATCATTGGGTTTTCCGACATACTATCAAAAGAAGTAAGGGGCGAACTCAATGATCCTCAGAAGAAATATGTTTCCAATATTGCCAAAAGCGGCAATCACCTGTTAAGTTTGATAGATGATATTCTAGATATTTCAAAGATCGAAGCCGGACAAGAACAACTTGAATACAGTAGTTTTGAGCTGCATGAAGTATTGGATGAAATCAGCATACTCATCAAACCTCTCACGTCCAAAAAGAGGATAGACCTGCAAATGGATTTACCGTCTGAAGAAATTAGGGTTTATGCTGACAGGAAAAAGTTCAAACAGATTATGTACAATCTGCTGAGCAATGCAACCAAGTTTACCCCGGCTAAAGGAACAATTACAATTATTGCCAATCAAAAAAAGGACAAATTGAAAGTTGCAGTCTCTGACACCGGCATAGGCATACCCGAGAGCGAGCAGACTACAATTTTTGAACCTTTCCAGCAGGTCAAATCCTCCAAATCCAGTGAACATAAGGGCACCGGACTGGGACTTTCCCTTGTCAGGGAACTGGTGGAAATGCACGATGGACAGGTCGAACTGAAAAGTGAGGTTGGTAAGGGAAGTACATTTACCTTTACGATCCCGGATAAACCAACTACGAATTGA
- the pylS gene encoding pyrrolysine--tRNA(Pyl) ligase, whose translation MERKPLDLLIDTNGVWLSRNGLLHGVKNFEVSRNHIHITTDCGSRFTVRNSRRSRSARALRNNKYRKACKNCKLSDERITRFVTKDFGRGSQARVVTASKTKNNKPPKAAVVKAVSSKTNEMPPVAKEAKKEKVVKPDYTPAQKKRITTLLSPADDLSSVKELPPFKELETELVKKRKQDLRHMYEKDRRHQLAQLERDISLFLIEKGFMEVRTSVMIPAKFIERMGITEEDPLYRQIFRVDENTCLRPMLAPGLYNYLHNFDNIMPDPLRIFEIGTCYRKESDGKEHLEEFTMINFCQMGSGCTRENLLKIIDDLLKYLKIDYEVISDNCMVYGDTIDIMHGDMEISSAVVGPIPQDLDWGVTKPWMGAGMGLERLLKVKHKYTNIKRSSRSISYYNGITTNLR comes from the coding sequence ATGGAAAGGAAACCACTAGATTTACTTATAGACACCAACGGAGTGTGGCTCTCAAGGAACGGGTTACTCCATGGTGTAAAGAACTTCGAGGTGTCGAGGAACCATATTCATATCACTACTGACTGCGGAAGCCGCTTTACAGTACGTAATTCCAGAAGAAGTCGCTCTGCAAGGGCGCTACGCAACAATAAATATCGCAAAGCATGCAAAAACTGCAAACTTTCCGATGAGCGTATTACTCGTTTTGTAACAAAAGATTTTGGCAGGGGAAGCCAGGCACGTGTTGTCACAGCTTCAAAAACAAAAAACAACAAACCTCCAAAGGCAGCAGTGGTCAAAGCCGTTTCCAGCAAGACAAATGAAATGCCACCTGTTGCAAAAGAGGCAAAAAAAGAAAAGGTTGTAAAACCGGATTACACACCTGCCCAGAAAAAAAGAATTACAACGCTGCTTAGCCCTGCAGATGACCTTAGTTCAGTAAAAGAACTCCCACCCTTCAAGGAGCTGGAGACAGAACTTGTCAAAAAGAGAAAGCAAGACCTGCGCCATATGTATGAGAAGGATCGCAGACATCAGCTGGCCCAGCTTGAAAGGGATATTTCCCTGTTTTTAATAGAAAAGGGGTTCATGGAAGTACGCACTTCAGTCATGATCCCGGCTAAATTCATTGAAAGAATGGGAATCACTGAAGAAGATCCTCTCTACAGGCAGATATTCCGGGTGGATGAGAATACATGCCTGCGGCCCATGCTTGCCCCGGGATTATACAATTACCTGCACAATTTTGATAACATAATGCCCGACCCCCTCAGGATATTCGAGATAGGTACCTGCTACAGGAAGGAATCCGACGGCAAGGAGCATCTTGAAGAGTTTACAATGATTAATTTTTGCCAGATGGGTTCGGGATGCACAAGAGAAAATCTGCTGAAAATTATTGATGACCTGCTCAAATATCTGAAAATCGATTACGAGGTAATCTCGGATAATTGCATGGTGTATGGAGATACCATTGACATAATGCATGGAGACATGGAAATATCTTCAGCCGTTGTGGGACCCATTCCACAGGACCTTGACTGGGGAGTGACCAAACCGTGGATGGGCGCAGGAATGGGACTTGAAAGATTACTCAAGGTTAAGCACAAATACACAAACATCAAGCGTTCAAGCAGGTCTATATCATACTATAACGGAATTACAACCAATCTCAGGTGA
- a CDS encoding DUF5591 domain-containing protein, translating into MPTIIPENERSDEPLDTERLIYHPDMIRANEWVLNEYEAPTRKFCIFVPCSMRKPYHTSPSHRMYDRIIFDLLKPEDVHIVVFGTCGVTPREIDNEYPFTDYKFMMGKCNVAKIKRDFISMESKRLATYLEKTRDNYSHRIAYCTGDFRKAMLKGLEKTDIEVDIAPRQKTMEEHIRPNKRFIYGSLSQKGYLQDLSDAITDKLGIERRVVGIDPEFSENDNDWYLL; encoded by the coding sequence GTGCCCACTATAATACCAGAAAACGAAAGGTCCGATGAACCACTTGATACAGAGCGATTAATCTATCATCCGGACATGATACGTGCCAATGAATGGGTCCTCAATGAATATGAGGCACCTACACGCAAATTCTGCATATTCGTCCCCTGTTCTATGAGAAAACCCTATCATACGAGTCCATCCCACAGGATGTATGACAGGATCATTTTTGACCTGCTAAAGCCCGAAGATGTCCATATAGTAGTTTTTGGAACCTGTGGCGTAACTCCCCGGGAAATTGATAATGAGTACCCTTTTACAGATTATAAATTCATGATGGGAAAATGCAATGTGGCAAAGATCAAGCGGGATTTTATAAGTATGGAAAGCAAAAGACTTGCAACATACCTCGAGAAGACCCGTGACAACTATAGCCACAGGATAGCCTACTGCACAGGTGACTTCAGGAAGGCAATGCTCAAAGGTCTTGAGAAGACGGATATTGAAGTCGATATCGCACCCCGACAAAAAACAATGGAAGAGCATATCCGCCCCAACAAGAGATTCATTTATGGAAGCTTGAGCCAGAAAGGATATCTTCAGGATCTCTCCGATGCAATCACCGATAAATTGGGGATTGAAAGAAGGGTTGTGGGTATTGATCCCGAGTTTTCAGAAAACGATAATGATTGGTATCTTTTGTGA
- a CDS encoding NYN domain-containing protein has translation MEADTAQKKLAVLIDADNAQPSIVEGLFSEIAKYGIASVKRIYGDWTRPNLKNWKDSLLEHSIQPIQQFSYTYGKNATDSSLIIDAMDLLYSESLDGFCIVSSDSDFTRLSSRIRESGRKVYGFGEIKTPKPFIAACDKFIYTENLRKEEDVVGTVSESPMQAPGKWDTNRLKGDSKLVKMLRDAVEDSAEESGWAFLGNVGSNLVQKQPDFDPRNYGYKKMWDIFRAIDLFDIDEVRADNSSNNRLIYVKDKKSDGK, from the coding sequence ATGGAGGCCGATACAGCACAGAAGAAACTGGCAGTACTTATCGATGCTGATAATGCACAACCTTCCATAGTGGAGGGACTTTTTTCGGAAATAGCCAAATACGGGATTGCAAGCGTAAAACGGATTTATGGTGACTGGACGCGTCCCAACCTTAAAAACTGGAAGGACAGTCTCCTGGAACACTCAATCCAGCCGATACAGCAATTCAGCTATACTTACGGGAAAAATGCTACCGATAGTTCCCTTATTATCGATGCGATGGACCTGCTTTATTCCGAATCCCTGGATGGTTTCTGTATTGTTTCTAGTGACAGCGATTTCACACGCCTTTCATCCCGGATCAGGGAATCGGGTCGCAAGGTATATGGTTTCGGAGAAATCAAGACTCCAAAACCCTTTATTGCGGCTTGTGACAAGTTCATATATACGGAAAACCTGCGTAAAGAGGAAGATGTAGTAGGCACAGTATCTGAGTCACCAATGCAGGCCCCGGGAAAATGGGATACCAACCGTCTCAAAGGCGACAGCAAGCTAGTTAAAATGCTAAGGGATGCTGTAGAAGATTCAGCTGAAGAAAGTGGCTGGGCTTTCCTGGGCAATGTGGGCAGCAATCTTGTGCAGAAACAGCCGGATTTTGATCCTCGCAATTATGGTTACAAGAAAATGTGGGACATTTTCCGGGCAATAGACCTTTTTGATATCGATGAAGTCCGGGCGGATAATTCCAGCAATAACCGGTTGATTTACGTGAAGGATAAGAAAAGTGATGGGAAGTGA